One stretch of Zingiber officinale cultivar Zhangliang chromosome 6B, Zo_v1.1, whole genome shotgun sequence DNA includes these proteins:
- the LOC121989713 gene encoding pentatricopeptide repeat-containing protein At1g79540-like — MRWAAAAKNAPFLLRRMGASSLHSSSSGASFFDALGLAACDRVLSVISTVPDFEPQLDFLSPILTTAVVAEVLADAPAPRLAFRFFSWASRQRHLRSWASYNGCISILRSPGGFDSAWCALNELKQQGVSVSPAAFTALISAYSASGQVEKAVEAFERMPEFSSRPNTFAYNTMLQIFVEKGVIVLALAVYNQMIKSDCRPNRSTYVILMSGLCKAGKTEDARLLFDEMLHQGITPNTAVYTVFLSSLCKANRHDEASALLESMKQKNCKPDLVTYHALLNGFCNSGKISEAFEHLRRFKEDGFVLGLSGYSCLIDGLFKAGRFEEACHHYKEMLENDVVPDVKLYTIMIRGYAINGKVEESFSFLSEMTGRGLVPDTSCYNTLIKGLCDIGRLNRARSLVLEISQNDRFVNSVTYTIMICGLCKEGLIDEAHKIFHEMESHGCIPTVMTFNSLINGLCKARKLEEARILFYKMEMGRNPSLYLRLSQGANKIHNKSDLRQAVEDMCQSGHVLKAYKLLRSIIDCGVVPDIVTYNTLVDGLCKAGNLDGAIKLFKEAHLKGLSPDPVTYGTLIDGLLKVHKEDEAFALLQHMSPSGCAPSRSVYSTLMRTLCRKKRVSQAVTLWLNYLSQSLKLPEDADKIATVRKLFLEGNLEEAIRGLVELDQNHGVLGPFPYTIWLIGFCQVRKIDEAFLIFQILMQAKIHPTPPSCALLINYLCRSWKLESALDVMYYTLDKGFIFDRQVGNRLLKKLCQQNKKDAALDLAERMHLSGYDMDAYLRVTTKFLLYYWPGER, encoded by the coding sequence ATGAGATGGGCGGCGGCCGCCAAGAACGCCCCTTTTCTTCTCCGGAGAATGGGGGCCTCCTCCCTCCACTCATCCTCCTCCGGAGCCTCCTTTTTCGATGCCCTCGGCCTCGCCGCCTGCGATCGCGTCCTCTCCGTCATCAGCACCGTGCCGGACTTCGAGCCCCAGCTCGACTTCCTTTCCCCGATCCTCACCACCGCCGTCGTCGCCGAGGTACTCGCCGACGCCCCCGCCCCGCGCCTCGCCTTCCGCTTCTTCTCCTGGGCCTCCCGCCAGCGCCATCTCCGCAGCTGGGCCTCCTACAACGGATGCATCTCCATCCTCAGATCCCCCGGAGGCTTCGACTCCGCCTGGTGCGCCCTCAACGAGCTGAAACAGCAGGGCGTCTCCGTGTCGCCGGCCGCTTTCACCGCGCTCATCTCTGCCTATTCGGCCTCCGGACAGGTCGAGAAAGCTGTGGAGGCCTTCGAGAGGATGCCGGAGTTCAGTAGCCGCCCCAACACATTTGCCTACAACACCATGCTTCAAATCTTCGTCGAAAAAGGTGTGATTGTTCTTGCATTGGCAGTTTACAACCAGATGATCAAGTCGGATTGCCGTCCGAATCGGTCCACCTATGTCATTTTGATGAGTGGGCTGTGCAAGGCTGGGAAGACGGAGGACGCACGATTGTTGTTCGATGAAATGCTACATCAAGGTATAACCCCAAACACAGCTGTGTATACGGTGTTCCTCTCATCCCTCTGCAAGGCCAACCGGCATGATGAAGCAAGTGCGCTGTTGGAATCCATGAAGCAGAAGAATTGCAAACCAGATTTGGTCACTTACCATGCACTGTTGAATGGCTTTTGCAACTCAGGGAAGATCAGTGAAGCTTTTGAGCACCTGAGAAGATTTAAAGAGGATGGCTTTGTGCTAGGATTAAGTGGCTATAGTTGTTTGATAGATGGATTGTTCAAGGCCGGGAGGTTTGAGGAAGCGTGTCATCATTACAAGGAAATGCTGGAGAACGATGTGGTTCCTGATGTTAAATTGTACACAATAATGATCAGGGGTTATGCAATAAATGGCAAGGTTGAAGAATCATTCTCGTTCTTGTCCGAGATGACTGGTCGTGGTTTAGTTCCTGATACCTCCTGCTATAACACCTTAATCAAAGGTCTTTGTGACATCGGACGCTTGAATAGGGCTCGCTCATTGGTCTTGGAGATCTCACAGAACGATCGATTTGTTAACTCTGTCACGTACACTATTATGATTTGTGGATTGTGCAAGGAAGGACTTATTGATGAGGCTCACAAGATATTTCATGAGATGGAAAGTCATGGTTGCATCCCAACTGTGATGACATTCAATTCTCTGATCAATGGGCTTTGCAAGGCTAGGAAGTTGGAAGAAGCTCGGATTTTATTTTACAAGATGGAGATGGGCAGAAATCCCTCTCTATACCTTCGGCTCTCGCAAGGCGCAAATAAGATTCACAACAAGAGCGACCTTCGCCAAGCGGTTGAGGACATGTGCCAATCTGGTCATGTGCTTAAAGCATACAAGCTTCTGCGTAGTATCATAGATTGTGGGGTGGTACCTGATATCGTCACATATAACACATTGGTAGATGGTTTATGCAAGGCAGGGAACCTTGACGGTGCTATCAAACTCTTCAAGGAAGCTCATTTAAAGGGGCTCTCTCCTGATCCGGTCACATATGGGACACTCATTGATGGTCTTTTAAAGGTCCATAAGGAGGATGAAGCTTTTGCTCTTCTTCAACATATGTCACCAAGTGGTTGTGCTCCAAGTCGATCAGTATATAGTACTCTAATGAGGACATTGTGCAGGAAGAAAAGGGTTTCACAAGCAGTTACTCTTTGGTTGAATTATCTCTCACAATCCTTGAAGCTTCCTGAGGATGCTGATAAGATTGCCACGGTGCGGAAACTTTTCTTGGAAGGCAACCTGGAAGAAGCCATTAGAGGCTTGGTTGAGCTGGATCAAAATCATGGTGTACTTGGTCCGTTCCCCTACACAATTTGGCTGATTGGGTTTTGTCAGGTAAGAAAGATCGATGAAGCCTTCCTGATTTTTCAGATCCTGATGCAGGCCAAGATCCATCCAACCCCTCCCAGTTGTGCACTCCTTATCAATTACCTATGCAGGAGTTGGAAGCTAGAATCTGCATTGGATGTTATGTACTACACCTTGGACAAGGGATTCATATTCGATAGGCAAGTGGGAAATCGCTTGTTGAAGAAGCTCTGCCAGCAAAACAAAAAGGATGCTGCCCTAGATCTCGCAGAAAGGATGCATCTTTCGGGCTATGATATGGATGCATATCTCCGAGTAACTACAAAATTTCTGTTGTACTATTGGCCCGGTGAAAGATGA
- the LOC121989712 gene encoding glycerophosphodiester phosphodiesterase GDPDL7-like, giving the protein MHEANISVHLSVLRNEYLAIAFDYFSHSIVEIATLVAGSPCSDVNAKLAYQILPIELGAHIALVPPEALPPAEAPAPALQVSDIQDPALPPVADL; this is encoded by the exons ATGCATGAAGCAAATATCTCTGTTCATCTTTCAGTCCTCAGGAATGAGTACCTAGCAATAGCATTTGATTACTTCTCTCACTCGATCGTTGAGATTGCGACACTGGTTGCAG GGAGCCCTTGCTCTGATGTAAATGCCAAGTTGGCCTACCAAATCTTACCCATAGAGCTCGGTGCTCATATCGCACTGGTTCCACCTGAGGCATTGCCTCCAGCCGAAGCTCCTGCCCCTGCTCTTCAAGTTTCAGACATTCAAGATCCAGCACTACCACCGGTGGCCGACCTCTAG